The Pseudocalidococcus azoricus BACA0444 genomic sequence AATCCCTATTGTGCCTTGCAGAGATTCTTTCAATCCTCTGTCTTCATAGAATTTTTTCCTACCTGTTTGCTGCCAGAGATAGAAATTATCTTATCCATCCCAATAGAGTCAGGATTTTTACACCGAGGACAGCCGTGGGTTATCTCCCCAACCTGGGCCAGACATGGTCAGTTGTCCCCCAACTGAGATATACAAAGCAACTGCCCGTCATGGTTTCGAGCCTTTTGGTATTTCATTACCTAAGCGAAAAGACGATTAGTTTGAGTTTTTGGTATAAGTTTTTGATGCCCAGGGATGTTATAGTTATATTAACGGGGCGTAGCGCAGCTTGGTAGCGCACCACTTTGGGGTAGTGGGGGTCGTGGGTTCAAATCCCGCCGCTCCGATGGTGGTTCCAGACCTTAACCCACTTCTGGCAAGGGTTTTGAGACTTTCTCGATTAGGTCTTATTTGAGACACCTAGCCATTTCTAGCTAAAAGATACTGTGCAAGGTTAAAACCCTGGCATTTGTGGGCGGTTAATGGCATGGGCATAATGACGGGCTGTGGTTTCCGGGTTGTTGCCCAGGATTTCCACAACCTGGGGGATAGATGCCCCATTTTCTAACAAATGACTCCCCAGGCTGTGTCGCGCAGCATAGGGAACTTGATGTGGGATGCCAGCGGCTTTACAGAGGTCTTTCCAGGTTCGCTGGCTAAAGCAGTGATCGTCAATGACTTTTCCTGTAGCTGTTGTAAAAATCAGGGCATCCTGCGGCTTGTCATTGGAAAAGCGGCCCTGAAACATGGCCAATAAATCAGGATGCAAGTCAATCACTCTAGCTTTACCATTCTTGGTGCTTTTGGCTTGGCGAGTACGGCCGAGACTTTCGCAAATGGTTATAGTTTGACGTTGCCAGTTAATGTGCCGCCATCGCAGTCCAATCGCTTCACTAGGGCGGACTCCCAGATAAAGTAGCACCATGTAGAAGTCATGGTAACTATGCCAACGAGGATGCAACCGTGCAGCATCTAAGAGCTTCCGAGTTTCTTCCCTGGTAAATGGCAGTCGCTTGGGTTTTGGTGCGTGCGATACCTTCAATCGTTCGATTGACTCAAAGTGATTGCTAGACCAGTGTTCCTCTGCTACAGCCCAGGCCCCAAAGGTTTTGAGCAGTGAGAGATTCTGGTTTGCAATCAAAGCCGATTGTCGAGACCGGAGCAAATCTACAAATGCACGGGCCTGGGATTCATCCTCAATGTTGGACTTAAACCGCTTTAGGTTGCTGAGGATGGGGCGGTAACGGCTTTCAATGGCCTGGGGGGACACTTGGGTTTGTCGAGATTCAATGAACCGCTCAAATAAGTGGACGGTAGTTAATGCTTCCCTAACAGGTTTGGGCTTGTATTTAGCGAGCGTTGGATCGTAATGGCCGCTGTGCAAGTCGCACTCAATTTCTCCGGCTTTACGCTTGGCGATACTGCGATTCAAAGGGGTATCTGCCATGCCCAAGGACAAACATTTGTCTTTACCCTGATGTGTCCATCACAGTTGTAGTAAGCCATTGCGGGTGTGGATATGAACACCA encodes the following:
- a CDS encoding tyrosine-type recombinase/integrase; translation: MADTPLNRSIAKRKAGEIECDLHSGHYDPTLAKYKPKPVREALTTVHLFERFIESRQTQVSPQAIESRYRPILSNLKRFKSNIEDESQARAFVDLLRSRQSALIANQNLSLLKTFGAWAVAEEHWSSNHFESIERLKVSHAPKPKRLPFTREETRKLLDAARLHPRWHSYHDFYMVLLYLGVRPSEAIGLRWRHINWQRQTITICESLGRTRQAKSTKNGKARVIDLHPDLLAMFQGRFSNDKPQDALIFTTATGKVIDDHCFSQRTWKDLCKAAGIPHQVPYAARHSLGSHLLENGASIPQVVEILGNNPETTARHYAHAINRPQMPGF